GACGATTTCGACGGCAAGATCTGGTCGCCCGACGACGGCGTGCGGTACGCCATGGAACTTGCGAAGAGCGCGAGCAAGCCGATCATCATCGCCGACACCCAGGACAATCCCGGTGCCGGCGGCGATTCCGACACCACGGGCATGCTGCGCGCGCTGGTGCGCAACAAGGCCAGCGCCGCGACCGGCGCGATCTACGATCCGGTCTCGGCCAAGGCCGCGCATGACGCCGGCGTCGGTGCCACCGTGACGCTGTCGCTCGGCGGCAAGTCCGGCATTCCCGGCGACGAGCCCTATACCGAGACCTTCGTGGTCGAAAACCTCTCCGACGGCCGCTTCATCGCGGGCGGCCCGTACTATGGCGGCCGCGAGATGGAGATGGGGCCCTCGGCCTGCCTTCGCATCGGCGACGTCCGCGTCGTCGTCTCCTCGCACAAGGCGCAGCTCGCCGACCAGGCGATGTACCGCTATGTCGGCATCGAGCCGACCGAGCAGAAGATTCTGGTCAACAAGAGCTCGGTGCATTTCCGCGCCGATTTCGAGCCGATCGCTGCGAGCCTGATGATCTGCGCCGCGCCCGGCGCGATGCCGGCCGACACCGCCACCCTGCCCTGGACGAAGCTGCGCCCGGGCATCCGCATCAAGCCGAACGGCTCCGTTTTCACGCCTCCCTCCCGCTAACTGGACAGAACCCATGCCCACGATCGACCGCATCGACGGCTACGCCGACGAGCTCACCGCCATCCGGCGCGACCTGCACGCACATCCCGAGATCGGCTTCGAAGAAGTGCGCACCTCCGGCATCGTCGCCGACAAGCTGAAGAGCTGGGGCATCGAGGTGCATCGCGGCCTCGGCGGCACCGGCGTGATCGGAATCATCAAGGGCAAGGGTTCGGGCGGCAAGCGGATTGGCCTGCGTGCCGACATGGACGCGCTGCCGATGGAAGAGAACACCAATCTGAAGTGGAGCTCGAAAATCCCCGGCCGCTTCCACGGCTGCGGTCATGACGGCCACACCACCATGCTGCTCGGCACGGCGCGCTACCTCGCCGAAACCAGAAACTTCGACGGCACCGTCCACCTCATCTTCCAGCCGGCCGAGGAAGGCCTCGGCGGCGCCCGCGCGATGATCAAGGACGGGCTGTTCGAGAAGTTTCCCTGCGACGAGCTGTACGGCCTGCACAACGCGCCCGACCTCAACCACGGCGAGATCGCGATCCTGCCCGGCCCGGCAATGGCCAGCGCCGACTTCTTCGACCTGCGCATCACCGGCTACGGCGCGCATGGCGCGATGCCCGAGCGCTCCAAGGACGCGGTGATCATCGCAACCACGCTGGCGCAGGCGATCCAGACCATCGTCAGCCGCAACGTCGAGCCGCTCCAGGCCGCCGTCATCTCGATCACGCAGATCCATGCCGGCTCGGCCTACAACGTCATCCCGGGCGACGCGCATCTTTGCGGCACCATCCGCACCTTCTCGAAGGAGGTCCGCACTCTGATAGCGGAACGCATCCGCACGATCTGCGCCGGCATCGCGAGTGCCTACGAATGCGTGATCGACGTCGACATCCGCGACACCTTCGACGTGCTGATCAACCAGGTCGAGCAGTCCAAGGTGGTCGAGGAGGTCGCGCGCACCATCGTCGACCCCGCCAACGTCATCACCCGCGCCCAGCCCAAGATGGGCAGCGAGGATTTTGCCGACATGCTGCAGACCATTCCCGGTGCCTATTTCTGGGTCGGCCATGACGGCTCCGTGCCCGTGCACAATCCCGGCTTCGTGCTCGACGACAAGATCCTGCCGATCGGCGCCAGCATGTTCGCCCGCATCATCGAGACCCGCATGCCGGTCGGTTCTCATGCCTAAGAAGAGCGCTGAAGAGGCGGTCACCTCGCTGCACGATCTGTCCGCGCTCGATCTGATCGCGGGCTATCGCGCCAAGCAATTCTCGCCGAGCGAGGTGCTGGAGGATTTGCTCTCGCACGTCGCTGCGTGGGAACCGCATCTGAAGGCGCTCTACGCGTTCGATCCGGACGGCGCGCGCGAGGCCGCCAAGGCCTCGACCGCGCGCTGGACCGGCGGCGAGCCGTCCGGTGCGCTCGACGGCGTACCCGTGACGGTGAAGGACAACATCGCGACCAAGGGCGTGCCGGTGCCGCTGGGTGCCGCCAGCGTCAAGCTCGTCCCGGCCGAGAAGGACGCCCCTCCCGCCGCGCGCCTGCGCGAGGCAGGCAGCATCATCTTCGCCAAGACCACCATGCCCGATTACGGCATGCTGTCATCCGGACTTTCCAGCTTCCACGCACTCGCGCACAACCCCTGGGACCTCTCCAAGAATCCCGGCGGCTCCAGCGCAGGCGCCGGCGCTGCGGCGGCGGCCGGCTATGGCCCGCTGCATCTCGGCACCGACATCGGCGGCTCGGTCCGCCTGCCCGCGGGCTGGTGCGGCCTCGTCGGCCTGAAGCCGAGCTTCGGCCGCGTGCCGATCGATCCGACCTATGTCGGCCGTGTCGCCGGCCCCATGACCCGCACGGTCGACGATTGCGCGCTGATGATGAGCGTGATCGCAAAGCCCGACCGCCGCGACGGCATGAGCCTGCCAGCCGAGCCGCTGAACTGGAAGGGCCTGGAGAAATCTCCGCGAAAACTGCGCATCGGATTGATGCTCGATCCCGGCTGCGGCCTGGCGCTGGAGAAACCAGTGCGCGAGGTCGCAGTGAAGGCGGCGAAGGCGTTCGAATCCGCAGGCAGCGTCGTCACCGAAATCGACGGCATCCTCACGCGCGAGATGCTCGATGGCCTCGATAATTTCTGGCGCGCGCGGATGTGGGATGATCTGGCCAGGCTGACGCCGGCCGAGCAGGCCAAGGTGCTGCCTTACATCTTCAAATGGGGCGAGTCCGGTGCGAAGCTCTCGGGTGTCGATGTCATCCGCGGCTTCAATCAGACCATGGCGATCCGCGCGGCGGCGGCGAAGCTGTTCTGCGAGTTCGACTACGTGATCTCGCCGACCGCGCCCAACGTGAACTATCCGGCCGACTGGGCTTCCCCCACCAACGACCCCATGAAGCCGTTCGAGCACATCGCCTATACCGTGCCGTGGAATATGTCGGAGAACCCCGCCGTCTCCGTCAACGGCGGCTTCGACGCCAAGGGTTTCCCCATCGGCGTGCAGATCGTCGGTCGCCGCTTCGACGATATCGGCGTGCTCGGCATGGCCAAGGCATTTGAGGGCCTGCGCGGAGCGCAGAAGCCCTGGCCCAAACCGCCTTCACACAAGACGCAGCACTAGCGTCACTGCACAATTCGTCATGCGCGGGCTCGACCCGCGCATCCATCCTCTTTGAAAAGATGGATTGCCGGGTCAAGCCCGGCAATGACAGAATTGGGTCAAGAATCCAGAAGGAAGGAAACCGCCATGGCGTATGAGACGATCAAATACGAGGTCGCCGAGCAGATCCTCACCATCACGCTGAACCGGCCCGACAAGCTCAACGCCTTCAACGCGCAGATGCAGGCGGAGCTGATCGACGCGTTCGACGCCGCCGACAAGGACGACAACGTCCGCGCCATCATCGTGACAGGCGCAGGCCGCGGATTTTGCGCGGGGGCCGATCTGTCGTCAGGTGCTGATACTTTCGATCGCGACGCCCGGCGCGGACCGGTGAAGCGCTTCGCCGACGGCAAGGTCGACTACAGCGATCCGCAGGTGCGCGACGGCGGCGGCCAGGTGACGTTGCGCATCTTCAAGTGCCTCAAGCCCGTTATTGCCGCGGTGAACGGCCCGGCAGTCGGCATCGGCGTCACCATGCAGCTCGCGATGGACATCCGCATCGCCTCGGATGCTGCACGGTTCGGCTTCGTGTTCTCCCAGCGCGGCATCGTGCCGGAGGCCGCATCGAGCTGGTTCTTGCCGCGTATCGTCGGCATCTCGCAGGCGCTGGAATGGTGCTATTCGGGCCGCGTCTTCCCGGCGCAGGAAGCGCTCGCCGGCCGCCTCGTCAGCAAGGTCGTCGCCCCCGATGATTTGCTGCCGACCGCCCGCGCGCTCGCCAGGGAATTCGCGGCCAAGACCGCGCCCGTGTCGGTCGCGCTGATCCGCCAGATGATGTGGCGCATGATGGGCGCCGACGATCCCATGGAAGCCCACAAGGTCGACAGCCGCGGCATCTACGCCCGGGGACGTTCCGGGGACGTCAAGGAAGGCGTGGTGTCGTTCCTGGAGAAGCGACCGGCGCAATTCAAGGACAAGGTCTCGACCGATATGCCGGACTATTTCCCGTGGTGGACGGAGCGGGAATATAAGTAGCTTCGTAGGGTGGGTTAGCCGAAGGCGTAACCCACCTCTTTAATCTGCGCGGCGAGAGAAGTGGTGGGTTACGCTTCGCTAACCCACCCTACGGCACTCTCACTCCATCACCAGCGCCACGCGCCCGATGGCCTTGCGATCGAGCAAGAGCCGCATCGCCTTCGCGTAGTCTTCCAGCGGCAGGCGATGCGAGATGTTGGGGCGCAGCTTGCCCTCTTCCGCCCATTGCAGCAGCGCCTTGAGGCGCACCTGCCCGAGCGCCGGATTTTTCCGCACGGCTTCGCCTGCGCGCACACCGAGCACGCTGGCGCCCTTGATCAGCAGCAGGTTGGTCTTCGCCGAGCCGATGCCGCCGGTGAAGCCGATCACCAGCAGCCGCGCGCCCCAGGCGATGCAGCGCATCGAGTCTTCGAAAACCTGGCCGCCGACGGGATCGAACACGACGTCCGCGCCACGACCATCGGTGATGCGCTTGACGGCATCGCGAAACGGCTCGCGGTCATAGCGAATGAGGTGATCGGCGCCGCGCGCCCTGGCGATGGCGAGCTTCTCGTCGCTGGACGCGGTCGCGATCACGGTCGCGCCCAGCATCTTGCCGATCTCGACTGCGGCCAATCCGACGCCACCGCCGGCGCCGTGCACCAGCAGCACCTCGCCCGGCTCAACCCGGCCGCGATCGATCAACGCGTGATAGGCGGTGCCGTGGCCGGCAAGGTAGGTCGCGGCCTCCGCATAGTCGAAAGTCGACGGCATCGGCGTGAGCTGCGCGGGCGTCACCACCGCTTCATCGGTGAACGCGCCGTGGCGCATCTTCACGATGACCTTGGCGCCGACGGCGACGCCCCTCGCCTCCGCGCTAACCTCGGTGACATCACCGGCGGCTTCCATGCCCGGCGTGAACGGCAGCTCGGGCTTGAGCTGATATTCGCCGGCGGCCATCAGCACGTCGGGAAAGTTAAGCCCGGCAGCGCGGATCGCCACGCGCACCTCGCCGGGCTTCAAGGTACGCGACGGAAATTCTTCCAGCCGCAATGTTTCGGGGGCGCCGAGCGCGCGACAGACGACAGCGCGCACCATCAGGCCGCACCCGCCTTGCTGCGCAAGAGCGCCTCGCGGATCAGCGGCAGCCGGTCGTTGCCGAAATACATGTCGGTCTTGTTGACGAAGATCGTCGGCGAGCCGAAACCGCCGCGGGCGACGACCTCTTCCGTATTCGCCTTGAGCTGATCCTTGATCGCCTGCTCCGAAATGCCGGCGAAGAATCCCTGCTCGTCGATGCCGACCTTCTTGCAGATCTCCGCGAGCACCGCGTCCTGCGAGATGTCCTTGTCGCCGCCCCAATAGGCCTCGAACACTGATGTCGCGAACGGCACCATGTCTTTGCCGAGCCAGATGCAGCCGCGCATCGCCTTGACGCTGTTCACCGGAAACACCGTCGGTGGCATCTTGATCGCAAGGCCGGCCGAACGCGCCCAGTCGGCGAGGTCCTTCTTCATGTAGCGCGCCTTCAGCGGCACCGGCGCCTCGCGCTGCGCGTAGACGCTCGGATTGACCGTGTTGAAGATGCCGCCGACCAGGATCGGCCGCCAGACGATCTCGGCGCCGAGTTCCTTCGCGAGCGGCTGGATGTTGTGGAAGGCGAGATAGGTCCAAGGGCTGGAGCAGTCGAAGAAGAATT
The sequence above is drawn from the Bradyrhizobium amphicarpaeae genome and encodes:
- a CDS encoding M20 aminoacylase family protein yields the protein MPTIDRIDGYADELTAIRRDLHAHPEIGFEEVRTSGIVADKLKSWGIEVHRGLGGTGVIGIIKGKGSGGKRIGLRADMDALPMEENTNLKWSSKIPGRFHGCGHDGHTTMLLGTARYLAETRNFDGTVHLIFQPAEEGLGGARAMIKDGLFEKFPCDELYGLHNAPDLNHGEIAILPGPAMASADFFDLRITGYGAHGAMPERSKDAVIIATTLAQAIQTIVSRNVEPLQAAVISITQIHAGSAYNVIPGDAHLCGTIRTFSKEVRTLIAERIRTICAGIASAYECVIDVDIRDTFDVLINQVEQSKVVEEVARTIVDPANVITRAQPKMGSEDFADMLQTIPGAYFWVGHDGSVPVHNPGFVLDDKILPIGASMFARIIETRMPVGSHA
- a CDS encoding amidase produces the protein MPKKSAEEAVTSLHDLSALDLIAGYRAKQFSPSEVLEDLLSHVAAWEPHLKALYAFDPDGAREAAKASTARWTGGEPSGALDGVPVTVKDNIATKGVPVPLGAASVKLVPAEKDAPPAARLREAGSIIFAKTTMPDYGMLSSGLSSFHALAHNPWDLSKNPGGSSAGAGAAAAAGYGPLHLGTDIGGSVRLPAGWCGLVGLKPSFGRVPIDPTYVGRVAGPMTRTVDDCALMMSVIAKPDRRDGMSLPAEPLNWKGLEKSPRKLRIGLMLDPGCGLALEKPVREVAVKAAKAFESAGSVVTEIDGILTREMLDGLDNFWRARMWDDLARLTPAEQAKVLPYIFKWGESGAKLSGVDVIRGFNQTMAIRAAAAKLFCEFDYVISPTAPNVNYPADWASPTNDPMKPFEHIAYTVPWNMSENPAVSVNGGFDAKGFPIGVQIVGRRFDDIGVLGMAKAFEGLRGAQKPWPKPPSHKTQH
- a CDS encoding crotonase/enoyl-CoA hydratase family protein, with protein sequence MAYETIKYEVAEQILTITLNRPDKLNAFNAQMQAELIDAFDAADKDDNVRAIIVTGAGRGFCAGADLSSGADTFDRDARRGPVKRFADGKVDYSDPQVRDGGGQVTLRIFKCLKPVIAAVNGPAVGIGVTMQLAMDIRIASDAARFGFVFSQRGIVPEAASSWFLPRIVGISQALEWCYSGRVFPAQEALAGRLVSKVVAPDDLLPTARALAREFAAKTAPVSVALIRQMMWRMMGADDPMEAHKVDSRGIYARGRSGDVKEGVVSFLEKRPAQFKDKVSTDMPDYFPWWTEREYK
- a CDS encoding NADPH:quinone oxidoreductase family protein translates to MVRAVVCRALGAPETLRLEEFPSRTLKPGEVRVAIRAAGLNFPDVLMAAGEYQLKPELPFTPGMEAAGDVTEVSAEARGVAVGAKVIVKMRHGAFTDEAVVTPAQLTPMPSTFDYAEAATYLAGHGTAYHALIDRGRVEPGEVLLVHGAGGGVGLAAVEIGKMLGATVIATASSDEKLAIARARGADHLIRYDREPFRDAVKRITDGRGADVVFDPVGGQVFEDSMRCIAWGARLLVIGFTGGIGSAKTNLLLIKGASVLGVRAGEAVRKNPALGQVRLKALLQWAEEGKLRPNISHRLPLEDYAKAMRLLLDRKAIGRVALVME
- a CDS encoding 2-hydroxychromene-2-carboxylate isomerase; the protein is MIEFFFDCSSPWTYLAFHNIQPLAKELGAEIVWRPILVGGIFNTVNPSVYAQREAPVPLKARYMKKDLADWARSAGLAIKMPPTVFPVNSVKAMRGCIWLGKDMVPFATSVFEAYWGGDKDISQDAVLAEICKKVGIDEQGFFAGISEQAIKDQLKANTEEVVARGGFGSPTIFVNKTDMYFGNDRLPLIREALLRSKAGAA